A window of Ignavibacteriales bacterium contains these coding sequences:
- a CDS encoding response regulator transcription factor, which translates to MNIKIVIIEDHNEFRESIAYMLQSTEGFKCIGKYASVEEALDLMQEPDVVLLDINLPGISGIEGIEKIKAIFPKTNIIMLTVFDDNKNIFHSILSGADGYILKKTPPLRILQAIEDAAAGGSPMTASIAKQVLNLFKYHIPKNNGSINLTEREREILSLIVVGLSNDEISTKLFISQQTVRNHIRHIYEKLHVHSKSQAVAKAIKEGII; encoded by the coding sequence ATGAATATTAAAATAGTAATTATCGAAGACCATAATGAGTTTAGAGAAAGCATTGCTTATATGCTTCAATCAACTGAGGGATTTAAATGCATCGGAAAATATGCCTCTGTGGAAGAAGCATTAGATCTTATGCAGGAGCCGGATGTAGTTCTACTTGACATAAATCTTCCAGGCATTTCCGGTATTGAAGGAATTGAAAAGATTAAGGCAATATTCCCCAAAACTAACATCATAATGCTTACCGTATTTGATGATAATAAAAATATTTTTCATTCAATACTTTCCGGAGCGGATGGCTACATACTAAAGAAAACGCCACCATTAAGAATACTTCAGGCAATAGAAGATGCAGCAGCGGGCGGTTCACCAATGACGGCTTCTATAGCCAAACAAGTGTTAAATCTTTTTAAATATCATATTCCTAAAAATAATGGAAGCATAAATCTTACTGAGCGAGAAAGAGAAATTTTATCTTTAATAGTTGTTGGTTTGAGCAATGACGAAATATCAACAAAACTTTTTATTAGTCAACAGACAGTTAGAAACCACATAAGACATATTTATGAAAAACTTCATGTCCATTCCAAAAGCCAGGCTGTGGCAAAGGCAATTAAGGAAGGAATTATTTAA